Proteins from a single region of Candidatus Hydrogenedentota bacterium:
- a CDS encoding sugar nucleotide-binding protein, with protein sequence MAKTVLVTGASGFVGGSVLHHAPADWTMHTCSRGPLPQPLANVVHHAMDICDRAATADLVAAVRPDAILHIAAIANIDYSEAHQAEAAAINTESTRRLAALAALHGARFVFCSTDNVFDGKEGLYSENAPVNPVNFYGRTKVAAEVLVHDALENHAIARVALVIGLPLGGAGNSFLAKMEASLRQGDEIHIPENEVRSPVDVITLGKSLVELAENDFRGVINLAGSTRLNRCDMARQIARKLGCSENLVVPINSNDFEGRAPRPDDVSLDNALARDVLKTPMCDLDRALNLIFGN encoded by the coding sequence ATGGCGAAAACTGTCCTGGTAACCGGAGCGAGCGGATTTGTCGGCGGGAGCGTGTTGCACCATGCGCCCGCGGACTGGACCATGCACACGTGCAGCCGCGGCCCGCTCCCGCAACCGCTCGCCAACGTTGTTCATCACGCGATGGACATCTGCGACCGGGCCGCCACCGCCGATCTGGTGGCCGCCGTGAGGCCCGATGCCATCCTGCACATCGCCGCCATCGCGAACATCGATTACTCGGAGGCGCACCAGGCCGAGGCCGCGGCGATCAACACCGAATCCACCCGGCGACTGGCCGCGCTCGCGGCACTGCACGGCGCGCGATTCGTATTCTGCTCCACGGACAACGTGTTTGACGGGAAGGAGGGCCTCTACAGCGAAAACGCGCCCGTGAATCCCGTGAACTTCTATGGCCGGACGAAAGTGGCCGCGGAGGTCCTCGTGCACGACGCCCTGGAGAATCACGCCATCGCGCGCGTGGCGCTCGTCATCGGTCTTCCGCTGGGCGGCGCCGGAAACTCGTTCCTCGCCAAGATGGAGGCAAGCCTGCGCCAGGGCGACGAGATCCACATCCCGGAAAACGAAGTTCGCTCCCCGGTCGATGTCATTACCCTCGGCAAGTCCCTCGTCGAGCTGGCCGAGAACGATTTTCGCGGCGTGATCAACCTGGCTGGATCGACGCGGCTCAACCGCTGCGACATGGCGCGGCAGATCGCCCGAAAACTCGGTTGCAGCGAGAACCTTGTCGTCCCGATCAACTCCAACGACTTCGAAGGCCGCGCCCCCCGGCCCGATGACGTGTCGCTGGACAACGCCCTTGCCAGAGACGTGCTGAAGACCCCCATGTGCGACCTCGACCGGGCTCTCAACCTCATCTTCGGGAATTGA
- a CDS encoding MFS transporter codes for MSVALKPLNRDQHIWRIKILLSTYLAYAGFYLVRKVFGSAKPVLMDAGGDYGFSVHGVAYIWTAYLVAYMIGQFVNSFVGRKYGPRALLLGGLGLSIAINVVFGFANSLSTFIVFMFFNGLVQAAGWPGAVGGIAEWLRKKERGTIMGFWSTSYLLGNLVVKAIAGYMLYHYGVPYAFWGCTLAAFFVWWIVYFWQRDKPEDVGLDPIVSHGEGDEDNAVQASTEESVTFRDYLHIVINPIVPMMGIAYFCIKFLRYALDSWLPTFLYIQGMEVDKASYYSGILDFAGLGGAIVAGVALDWLFRGRWERITLIMAVGLVAGYVTVLQFGANPIMLAICFGLVGFMLYGPDTLLCGAAAVSVAGERNGVAVAGLVNGIGSIGPVAQELVIPYLMEGRAPADQIRNVNMLGLSMSVLFVVLMIFLCWQIQRIHTRNDRRRSDAASG; via the coding sequence GTGTCCGTTGCCCTGAAGCCGCTGAATCGCGACCAGCATATCTGGCGCATCAAGATTCTCCTTTCCACCTACCTGGCCTACGCGGGCTTCTATCTGGTCCGCAAGGTGTTCGGTTCCGCCAAACCCGTATTGATGGATGCTGGAGGCGACTACGGCTTCAGCGTGCACGGCGTCGCCTACATCTGGACCGCCTACCTCGTCGCCTACATGATCGGCCAGTTCGTCAACAGCTTTGTCGGGCGAAAATACGGCCCGCGCGCCCTGCTGCTCGGCGGGCTGGGCCTCTCGATCGCGATCAACGTCGTCTTCGGCTTCGCGAACTCCCTCTCCACGTTCATTGTGTTCATGTTTTTCAATGGCCTGGTCCAGGCCGCGGGCTGGCCGGGCGCCGTGGGCGGCATCGCCGAATGGCTGCGCAAGAAAGAGCGCGGCACCATCATGGGCTTCTGGTCCACAAGCTACCTCCTCGGCAACCTGGTGGTAAAAGCCATCGCGGGATACATGCTCTACCACTACGGCGTGCCCTACGCCTTCTGGGGATGCACCCTGGCCGCCTTTTTCGTCTGGTGGATCGTCTATTTCTGGCAACGGGACAAACCGGAAGACGTTGGGCTCGATCCCATCGTCAGCCATGGCGAGGGCGACGAGGACAACGCGGTGCAGGCGTCTACGGAAGAGTCCGTGACCTTCCGCGACTATCTCCACATCGTGATCAACCCCATCGTGCCGATGATGGGCATCGCCTATTTCTGCATCAAGTTCCTCCGCTACGCGCTGGACTCCTGGCTCCCGACCTTCCTGTATATCCAGGGCATGGAGGTCGACAAAGCCTCCTACTACTCCGGCATCCTTGATTTCGCGGGGCTCGGCGGCGCGATCGTCGCGGGCGTCGCCCTGGACTGGCTCTTTCGCGGGCGCTGGGAGCGCATCACCCTCATCATGGCGGTCGGGCTCGTCGCCGGCTACGTTACCGTCCTGCAATTTGGCGCCAACCCCATCATGCTGGCAATTTGCTTCGGGCTCGTCGGCTTCATGCTCTACGGTCCGGACACCCTGCTTTGCGGCGCCGCGGCCGTCTCGGTGGCCGGCGAACGCAACGGCGTGGCGGTAGCCGGCCTGGTCAACGGCATCGGCAGTATTGGCCCGGTGGCCCAGGAACTCGTCATCCCGTATCTGATGGAAGGGCGGGCGCCCGCCGACCAGATTCGAAACGTCAATATGCTCGGGCTCAGCATGTCCGTATTGTTTGTCGTGTTGATGATCTTCCTCTGCTGGCAGATCCAGCGCATTCACACCCGGAACGATCGCCGCCGCAGCGACGCGGCCTCCGGCTGA